A genomic segment from Leptolyngbya boryana PCC 6306 encodes:
- a CDS encoding rhomboid family intramembrane serine protease produces MTDFSQTAVLNWVERAKILGYLVAIAWIVAVINFGFFAKSLNNLGIRPRQLPGLWGVLFAPFLHGSWGHLESNTIAFITYGGLILLQNPENFGAVTFTVALTSGFGTWLLGRDRTNHIGASGVTFGYLGFLMSLAFFDRNIPTVLLLVFTAFFHSKYLWGLLPIYQRISWEEHLFGFLGGIFAARYLPQLREGFGQFLDVFRQAEAWIR; encoded by the coding sequence ATGACTGATTTTAGCCAAACTGCGGTACTCAACTGGGTTGAACGCGCCAAAATTCTTGGATATTTAGTCGCGATCGCTTGGATTGTGGCGGTGATCAATTTTGGCTTTTTCGCAAAGTCTTTGAATAACTTAGGGATTCGTCCCCGGCAATTGCCTGGATTATGGGGTGTGCTGTTTGCTCCGTTTTTGCATGGCAGTTGGGGACATTTAGAAAGCAATACGATCGCGTTTATCACTTACGGTGGACTAATTCTGTTACAAAACCCTGAGAATTTTGGAGCCGTCACGTTCACTGTTGCATTAACAAGCGGATTCGGAACATGGTTACTTGGGCGCGATCGCACCAATCATATTGGTGCAAGTGGCGTAACGTTTGGGTATTTAGGTTTTTTAATGTCTTTGGCATTCTTCGATCGTAATATCCCAACCGTTCTCCTCTTAGTGTTCACCGCCTTTTTTCACAGCAAATATCTTTGGGGTTTGCTTCCCATCTATCAGCGCATCTCCTGGGAAGAGCATCTGTTTGGCTTTCTCGGCGGCATTTTTGCTGCACGATATTTGCCGCAACTTCGAGAAGGATTTGGTCAATTTCTAGATGTTTTTAGGCAAGCCGAGGCTTGGATTCGATAA
- a CDS encoding type II toxin-antitoxin system VapC family toxin yields the protein MGYLLDTNIITVILKENQQAMRQFRRARQSRSRLCISCMSYYEIKRGLIYSNATRQLSNFKTFCLSVEILLIDDLEIIETASRIHADLRRRGRPIQDADILIAATAIVNSLTVVSNDADLQNVQSLNLENWL from the coding sequence ATGGGTTACTTGCTGGATACAAATATTATCACCGTGATTTTGAAAGAAAACCAGCAAGCGATGCGTCAATTCAGACGCGCAAGGCAATCTCGCTCAAGGCTTTGTATTAGCTGTATGAGCTACTACGAAATCAAGCGCGGTCTTATCTATTCCAATGCAACTCGCCAGCTATCAAATTTTAAAACTTTTTGTTTATCAGTCGAAATCTTGCTGATTGATGATCTCGAAATCATTGAAACTGCTTCGAGAATCCATGCTGATTTGCGCAGACGGGGTAGACCGATTCAAGATGCAGATATTTTGATCGCGGCAACTGCGATCGTGAATTCTTTAACCGTTGTTTCTAATGATGCCGATTTGCAGAATGTGCAGTCGTTAAATCTAGAAAACTGGCTTTAA
- a CDS encoding DUF4340 domain-containing protein, which translates to MKFQRTSIALVFAALALGGYVYYTESKKPPQVDQAQSDEKPLFNFREQDIQAFTVQTPKQTLVFEKAGNWTLKKPEVAPADEGAVAFLLNLLATGKSDRTFTVPPAKKPEFGLDQPSAIVEVKLNNQQNHRLVIGKPNFNRNFLYALVDPPDNRDLSVLLIPINFQNAVDRPLIEWKRDKPKPKASPSIRPSASPSPK; encoded by the coding sequence ATGAAATTTCAGCGCACTTCGATCGCTCTCGTCTTTGCTGCTTTGGCACTAGGTGGATATGTTTATTACACCGAGTCAAAAAAGCCGCCTCAAGTCGATCAAGCCCAGTCCGACGAGAAGCCGCTTTTTAACTTCAGAGAACAAGACATTCAAGCGTTCACGGTGCAGACTCCAAAACAAACCCTTGTCTTTGAGAAAGCAGGCAATTGGACATTGAAAAAGCCAGAAGTCGCCCCCGCAGATGAAGGTGCAGTGGCTTTTCTTCTCAATCTGCTTGCAACAGGGAAAAGCGATCGCACCTTTACCGTTCCCCCTGCTAAAAAGCCAGAATTCGGTTTAGATCAACCTTCTGCAATCGTTGAAGTAAAACTAAACAATCAGCAAAATCATCGCTTAGTCATCGGTAAACCAAACTTTAATCGAAATTTCTTGTATGCCTTAGTTGATCCGCCTGACAATCGAGATCTCTCTGTTTTACTCATTCCGATCAACTTTCAAAATGCAGTTGATCGCCCTTTAATAGAATGGAAACGGGATAAACCCAAACCTAAAGCTAGTCCCTCTATCCGCCCTAGTGCTTCTCCTTCTCCCAAATGA
- the purU gene encoding formyltetrahydrofolate deformylase: MNTPTATLLISCPDQKGLVAKLANFIYSNGGNIIHADQHTDFSAGLFLNRIEWQLEGFHLPREVIEPAFQAVATPLNASWKLHFSDAVPRIAIWVSKQDHCLYDLLWRQRSGEFKAEIPVIISNHEELGAIAKQFEIDFHHIPITKETKLEQEAKQLELLEQYKIDLVILAKYMQVLSADFVSKFSNVINIHHSFLPAFAGANPYQRAFERGVKIIGATAHYVTKDLDEGPIIEQDVVRVSHRDDVKDLIRKGKDLERIVLARAVRLHLQNRVLVYGNRTVVFG, encoded by the coding sequence ATGAACACTCCAACCGCGACCCTGTTAATTTCCTGCCCTGATCAAAAAGGCTTAGTTGCAAAGCTTGCGAACTTTATCTACTCAAATGGCGGCAATATTATTCACGCTGATCAACATACTGACTTCTCAGCAGGATTGTTTCTGAATCGAATCGAATGGCAACTTGAAGGATTTCATTTACCACGTGAGGTAATCGAGCCTGCTTTTCAAGCCGTTGCCACTCCTTTAAATGCGAGTTGGAAATTACATTTCTCAGATGCCGTGCCGCGAATTGCGATTTGGGTGAGCAAGCAAGATCATTGTTTGTATGACTTGCTTTGGCGACAGCGATCGGGAGAATTCAAAGCGGAAATTCCAGTGATTATCAGCAATCATGAAGAGCTTGGAGCGATCGCGAAACAATTTGAGATTGATTTCCATCACATTCCCATCACCAAAGAAACGAAACTTGAACAAGAAGCAAAACAATTAGAACTCTTAGAACAATACAAGATTGATTTAGTCATCTTGGCAAAATATATGCAAGTTTTGAGTGCAGATTTTGTCTCAAAATTCTCGAATGTGATTAATATTCATCACTCATTTCTACCTGCATTTGCAGGCGCGAACCCTTATCAAAGAGCTTTTGAACGAGGGGTAAAAATCATTGGAGCGACGGCACATTATGTAACTAAAGATCTCGATGAAGGTCCAATCATTGAACAAGATGTGGTCAGAGTCAGCCATCGAGATGATGTCAAAGATCTCATTCGCAAAGGAAAAGATTTAGAGCGAATTGTGCTTGCAAGAGCCGTTCGACTACATCTACAAAATCGCGTTTTGGTGTATGGAAATCGAACAGTTGTCTTTGGTTAG
- a CDS encoding sensor histidine kinase, with protein sequence MTFLNSSERNWLVAGFGLLLVILCISSLISYQNVNQLVESSHKSQQTYEVIKNLDEVFAEITSAESARRGYIYLGNRSEFNRYKSAIDRIPVKLSQLHQQFLLEPKEFSSYQELQKIVLQRVELLNESIALYDINQTALMQQSILTSRSIALRERIHTVISQLSQQKQTELKQSIEQSKQSIQTRKVIEVWMMIAGFMAIFICFAALYSQVTQRHQAEYLKQKLMQQKEISDLKTHFFSMVSHEFRTPLSVVLGSVQLLIKGNSDWSEARRLKNLDRIQSAAKSMQQLFIDVLTLTRADAGKLECNPETIDLEAFCLNLVEDFEISTNHVIHFQTQGKYTHANLDERLLYSILSNLLANAIKYSEPGSSVLLLLNGTSDRIRFQVKDQGIGIPLEDQPRICEPFYRGQNLNYAAGTGLGLAVVKKCVELQQGVMTIESEKGQGTTVTIELARHLLTKDNCSISIHQNAIL encoded by the coding sequence ATGACTTTCTTAAATTCATCAGAACGAAACTGGCTCGTTGCAGGCTTTGGATTGCTGCTTGTGATTCTTTGTATCAGCAGTTTAATCTCATATCAAAATGTAAATCAACTAGTGGAAAGCAGTCACAAGTCTCAGCAAACTTATGAAGTGATTAAAAATTTAGATGAAGTGTTTGCAGAAATTACGAGCGCAGAATCTGCTCGGCGCGGATATATTTATCTAGGAAATCGCAGCGAATTCAATCGATATAAATCTGCTATTGATCGGATTCCAGTGAAGCTGAGCCAGTTGCATCAGCAGTTTTTGCTAGAGCCAAAAGAATTTTCAAGTTATCAAGAGCTACAAAAAATAGTCTTACAGCGAGTTGAGCTTTTAAACGAATCGATCGCGCTGTATGACATCAATCAAACTGCATTGATGCAGCAAAGCATTTTAACGAGTCGAAGTATTGCTTTGAGAGAACGAATCCACACTGTAATTTCCCAACTTTCTCAGCAAAAGCAGACAGAGTTAAAACAATCAATTGAGCAATCAAAACAAAGTATTCAGACGCGAAAAGTGATCGAAGTTTGGATGATGATTGCTGGATTTATGGCAATTTTTATCTGCTTTGCGGCTTTGTATAGTCAGGTCACTCAACGTCATCAAGCAGAATATCTAAAGCAGAAATTGATGCAGCAGAAGGAAATCAGCGATCTGAAAACTCATTTTTTCTCGATGGTTTCTCATGAATTTCGCACCCCGCTGAGTGTCGTTCTAGGATCAGTTCAATTGCTGATTAAAGGGAATTCAGATTGGAGTGAAGCCCGGCGATTGAAAAATCTCGATCGAATTCAATCTGCTGCAAAATCAATGCAGCAACTATTTATCGATGTGCTGACCTTAACTAGAGCAGATGCAGGAAAACTAGAGTGCAATCCAGAAACGATCGATCTAGAAGCATTTTGCTTGAATCTCGTGGAAGATTTTGAGATTTCGACGAATCACGTGATCCACTTTCAAACGCAAGGAAAATATACTCATGCCAATTTGGATGAGCGATTGTTGTATTCGATTTTGAGTAATTTGCTGGCGAATGCGATCAAGTATTCTGAGCCAGGCAGTAGTGTTTTATTACTGCTCAATGGAACCAGCGATCGCATTCGATTTCAAGTCAAAGATCAAGGAATTGGAATTCCTTTAGAAGATCAGCCGAGGATTTGCGAACCCTTTTATCGGGGGCAAAATCTAAACTATGCAGCCGGAACAGGTTTAGGTTTAGCAGTCGTTAAAAAGTGTGTGGAGTTACAGCAGGGCGTGATGACGATTGAAAGCGAAAAAGGTCAAGGCACGACTGTCACGATCGAACTGGCTCGCCATCTTCTAACCAAAGACAACTGTTCGATTTCCATACACCAAAACGCGATTTTGTAG
- a CDS encoding response regulator transcription factor yields MRILVVEDDQHLAEILTETLSDRAYSVDVVKDGESAWDWLNSLVYDLIVLDVTLPKLDGISLCKRLRGALNENGTTPVLMLTARDTIADKILGLDAGADDYMVKPFDIEELMARVRALLRRGTSSPNPTLIWGDLQIDSSTYEVNYANAPLTLTPKEYALLELLVSSGRKVLSRSGIIDRLWSLQDPPTEETVKSHIKSLRQKLRNAGAPEDLIETVHGVGYRLKQL; encoded by the coding sequence ATGCGTATTTTAGTCGTTGAAGATGACCAGCATTTAGCAGAGATTCTCACCGAAACTCTGAGCGATCGCGCTTACTCAGTAGATGTTGTAAAAGATGGTGAGTCTGCCTGGGATTGGCTAAATTCTTTGGTATATGACCTGATCGTCTTGGATGTTACCCTCCCTAAATTAGATGGCATTAGCTTATGCAAACGTCTACGAGGAGCACTCAATGAGAATGGAACGACCCCGGTCTTAATGTTGACCGCACGAGATACGATCGCCGACAAAATCTTAGGACTTGATGCTGGTGCAGATGATTACATGGTCAAGCCTTTTGATATTGAGGAACTAATGGCGCGAGTTCGTGCTTTACTTCGGCGCGGAACCAGTAGCCCAAATCCGACCTTGATCTGGGGCGACTTACAAATCGATTCAAGTACTTATGAAGTCAATTATGCCAATGCACCGCTGACGCTCACCCCGAAAGAGTATGCGTTGTTAGAGTTGCTTGTCTCTAGTGGACGAAAGGTACTGAGCCGCTCAGGAATTATCGATCGGCTTTGGTCACTTCAAGATCCACCCACTGAAGAAACGGTCAAATCTCACATCAAAAGTTTGCGCCAAAAGCTCAGAAATGCAGGTGCGCCTGAAGATTTGATTGAAACTGTTCACGGAGTAGGATATCGATTGAAACAACTCTAG
- a CDS encoding GIY-YIG nuclease family protein encodes MPSNNSESQAQARRILDAIAFIPFEQCQLLSREFNSLPARPGIYAIRHKNDGLLYVGKTKSLRGRFSGGHKAFL; translated from the coding sequence ATGCCATCGAATAACTCTGAGTCGCAAGCTCAAGCCCGAAGAATTTTAGATGCGATCGCCTTTATCCCTTTTGAGCAGTGCCAACTACTAAGCCGTGAGTTTAATAGTCTTCCTGCACGTCCCGGTATTTATGCGATTCGGCACAAAAACGATGGGTTGCTTTATGTCGGTAAAACGAAAAGTTTACGAGGTCGCTTTAGCGGTGGGCACAAAGCTTTTTTATAG
- a CDS encoding LL-diaminopimelate aminotransferase — protein sequence MQFAKRLAPLQMNVFADMDRAKSRARAAGREILDLSLGSSDLPTEPHVIEAIAQSLYDPSTHGYLLFHGTKAFRQAAAEWYTKKFGVAVDPETEVLPLIGSQEGTAHLPLAILNPGDFALLLDPGYPSHAGGVYLASGQIYPMPLRAENQFLPVFEEIPAEVLAQSRMMVLSYPHNPTTAIAPLSFFQKAVRFCQEHDLVLVHDFPYADFYLGKETMPSVLQADPDKTVSIEFFTFSKSYKMGGFRVGYAIGNSELILALRQVKAAVDFNQYLGILNGAIAALQGDQAGVHQAVEIYRHRRDVFVDRLHEIGWPVPMPEAAMYVWARLPEPWVKDSIDFAVKLVEATGVAVSPGAGFGKSGEGYVRFALVHEPEILVEAVDRIAGFLRG from the coding sequence ATGCAGTTTGCCAAACGCTTAGCCCCCCTGCAAATGAATGTTTTTGCAGATATGGATCGGGCAAAATCGAGAGCAAGAGCGGCGGGGCGAGAGATTCTGGATCTGTCATTAGGATCTTCGGATTTGCCGACGGAGCCGCATGTGATTGAAGCGATCGCTCAGTCTCTCTATGATCCGTCTACCCATGGATATTTGCTCTTTCATGGGACAAAGGCATTTCGGCAAGCGGCGGCAGAGTGGTACACGAAGAAGTTTGGAGTCGCGGTTGATCCAGAAACTGAGGTTTTACCCCTCATCGGCTCCCAGGAAGGAACGGCACATTTACCTCTGGCAATTTTGAATCCGGGTGATTTTGCGCTGCTGCTCGATCCAGGCTATCCCTCTCATGCGGGTGGGGTTTATTTGGCAAGTGGTCAGATTTATCCGATGCCGCTTCGGGCTGAAAATCAGTTTTTGCCTGTGTTCGAGGAGATTCCAGCAGAGGTTTTGGCGCAGTCGCGGATGATGGTATTGAGCTATCCGCACAATCCAACGACTGCGATCGCGCCGTTGTCTTTCTTCCAAAAAGCGGTGCGATTCTGTCAAGAGCATGATCTGGTTTTGGTGCATGATTTTCCTTATGCAGATTTTTATCTGGGTAAGGAAACTATGCCTTCGGTGCTGCAAGCTGATCCAGATAAGACAGTTTCGATCGAGTTTTTTACCTTCTCGAAGTCTTACAAGATGGGCGGATTTCGGGTGGGATATGCGATCGGCAATTCGGAGTTAATTCTGGCGCTGCGACAAGTGAAAGCGGCGGTTGATTTTAATCAGTATCTTGGCATTTTGAATGGTGCAATTGCAGCGTTGCAAGGTGATCAAGCGGGGGTGCATCAAGCGGTTGAGATTTATCGGCATCGCCGGGATGTGTTTGTCGATCGCTTACATGAGATTGGGTGGCCTGTGCCGATGCCTGAAGCGGCAATGTATGTTTGGGCGAGGTTGCCGGAGCCTTGGGTGAAAGATTCGATCGACTTTGCGGTGAAGTTGGTTGAGGCGACGGGAGTTGCGGTTTCTCCAGGAGCAGGATTTGGCAAGTCGGGAGAAGGATATGTGCGATTTGCGTTAGTGCATGAGCCGGAAATTTTGGTGGAAGCGGTCGATCGAATTGCGGGATTTTTGCGAGGTTAG
- the trxA gene encoding thioredoxin gives MSSVLVIGDSEFEAEVLNATQPVLVYFWAEWCGPCRLMAPVIETIAKEYGDRLKVVKMEVDPNPESVKKFKVEGVPAFRLIQDGEMKQSAEGAMNKQKIEELLNKGLVTA, from the coding sequence ATGAGTAGCGTTCTTGTAATTGGTGATTCGGAATTTGAAGCTGAGGTATTGAACGCCACTCAACCCGTTTTGGTTTATTTTTGGGCAGAGTGGTGCGGTCCTTGTCGGCTGATGGCTCCAGTGATTGAGACGATCGCGAAAGAATACGGCGATCGCTTAAAAGTGGTGAAAATGGAAGTCGATCCGAACCCCGAAAGCGTGAAAAAATTCAAAGTTGAAGGCGTTCCGGCGTTTCGCTTGATTCAGGATGGCGAAATGAAGCAATCGGCGGAAGGAGCAATGAACAAGCAAAAGATTGAGGAATTGCTGAACAAAGGATTAGTGACCGCTTAA
- a CDS encoding thioredoxin family protein has protein sequence MQAGISEGAFKQEVLESTTPVLVHFWAPWCGICRLIEPSLNLLLKEWGTQLKLVGVNADENLKLASMYRITTLPTVLLFQGGQVLYRLDCYQRREELKSILQEILVPAASTARKI, from the coding sequence ATGCAAGCAGGCATTAGCGAAGGGGCGTTTAAACAAGAAGTTCTTGAGTCTACGACCCCTGTTCTTGTGCATTTCTGGGCACCCTGGTGTGGAATCTGTCGGTTGATTGAACCTTCGCTGAATTTGCTCCTGAAAGAATGGGGCACTCAGTTGAAATTAGTGGGTGTTAACGCAGACGAGAATTTGAAGCTCGCCAGTATGTATCGGATTACGACATTGCCGACGGTGCTTCTGTTTCAGGGCGGTCAGGTGCTATATCGGCTCGATTGCTATCAACGCCGTGAGGAGTTGAAGTCGATTCTCCAAGAAATTCTGGTTCCGGCAGCGAGCACGGCTCGGAAAATATAA
- a CDS encoding NnrU family protein, giving the protein MSWFTSSHLIMFGWLVGFAIAHSGLASLRMMAEQRIGARFYRVIFALVSLGIAVPMMIYFFNHRYDGLQLWNVQGIPGVSEAVWIGSAISFLFLYPATFNLLEIAAIQKPQVHLYESGIIRISRHPQMVGQILWCITHTVWIGTSFMVVTSIGLILHHLFGVWNGDRRLALRYGEAFEAVKARTSIVPFGAIFSGKQKLDLKEFLRPAYLGVTAFTLLFWWLHPIVIRASGNVPW; this is encoded by the coding sequence ATGTCTTGGTTTACGTCGAGCCATTTGATAATGTTCGGTTGGTTGGTTGGATTTGCGATCGCGCATAGTGGGTTAGCTTCGTTGCGAATGATGGCAGAGCAGCGGATTGGAGCAAGATTTTACCGTGTGATTTTTGCGCTGGTGAGTTTAGGGATTGCCGTTCCGATGATGATTTACTTTTTTAATCATCGGTATGATGGGCTGCAACTCTGGAATGTGCAAGGCATTCCGGGTGTGAGTGAAGCCGTTTGGATCGGATCTGCGATTTCTTTTCTGTTTCTTTATCCCGCGACTTTTAATTTGTTAGAGATCGCAGCGATTCAAAAACCGCAAGTGCATTTATACGAAAGCGGAATAATTCGGATTTCGCGACATCCGCAAATGGTCGGACAAATCTTGTGGTGCATTACTCATACAGTATGGATAGGAACCAGTTTCATGGTTGTGACCTCGATCGGGTTAATTTTGCATCATTTATTTGGGGTGTGGAATGGCGATCGACGGTTAGCACTTCGGTATGGCGAAGCGTTTGAAGCCGTGAAAGCGAGAACCTCGATCGTTCCGTTTGGAGCGATTTTTTCGGGGAAGCAGAAACTGGATCTAAAAGAATTTTTACGTCCTGCATACCTCGGTGTGACTGCATTTACGCTATTGTTTTGGTGGCTTCATCCGATCGTCATTCGTGCATCTGGGAACGTACCCTGGTAG